A section of the Bacillota bacterium genome encodes:
- a CDS encoding M23 family metallopeptidase has protein sequence AIARVGTTGNSTGPHLHFEVHIGGRPYDPLQFLK, from the coding sequence AGGCCATTGCTCGGGTGGGGACCACCGGCAATTCCACTGGGCCCCACTTACACTTCGAGGTGCATATAGGCGGGCGACCGTATGATCCGCTGCAATTTTTGAAGTAA